From Gemmatimonadota bacterium:
ACGTACTCCAGGCCCCGCTCCTTCCGATAGTAGTTCAGGTAGTACTCCCCGGTCAGCTTGGTGACGCCGTAGGGGGAACGCGGGTCCTTGGGGGCCCGCTCCGGCGTGGGGATCAGCTCCGGCTCGCCGTAGACCACCCCACCGCTCGAGACGAAGATGAAGCGGCGCGTGCCCGTCCGGATGGCCGCCTCCGTCAGGTTGAGCAGGCCCAGCAGGTTGGTGGTCGCGTCCCGGGCCGGATCGGCCACCGAGATGCGCACGTCGATCTGCGCCGCGTGGTGGTTGACCAGGTCGAAGCCCACCTCGTCGAACAGGGCCCCCACGGACGGGTCGCCGATGTCCATGTGGATCAGCTCCGCTCCGGCCGGGACGTTCGTCCGCTTCCCGCTGGAGAGGTTGTCGAGCACCCACACCCGGTCCCCGCGGGCCACATAGGCCTCCGCCACGTGGCTGCCGATGAATCCCGCGCCGCCGGTCACCAGAACCTTCCTCTGCGTCGTCATGCCACTCTCGGTATCGTGTCGCGAATCGTGATCGTTGTCGTCTGTTCCAGGTCCTGCAAACGGAACCGCGTCGGTTCCACCGGCCTTTCCTCGGCCAGGGGCCCCGACGCGGGTCCGGTGCGTTCCACCGGTCGTGGGCTAACCGGGTGCGCCCGGCCGCGCAAGGACCGGAGCGCGCCCCCGCCTACGGCATCTTGCGGCTGAGCCGCAGCGTCAGCCCTTCCTCGAAGGCGGGCGCGTCGATCGACAGGATTCGCGCCGAAGCGCGCCCGTCGCGGACACCCACCACCTGCACGCGTCCGATCGGCTCGGGCGCCCAGCCGTCCGACGGCGCCGCGTAGCCGATGAACTCGTCGCCCACCGTGATCCCGTCGCGTGCGCCCACGTCCAGGAACATCACGTCCCCGAGCAGGTGCAGCTCGTGGGGGCGCTGGAAGGCCACGATGGTCGCTTCGAC
This genomic window contains:
- a CDS encoding NAD-dependent epimerase/dehydratase family protein; this translates as MTTQRKVLVTGGAGFIGSHVAEAYVARGDRVWVLDNLSSGKRTNVPAGAELIHMDIGDPSVGALFDEVGFDLVNHHAAQIDVRISVADPARDATTNLLGLLNLTEAAIRTGTRRFIFVSSGGVVYGEPELIPTPERAPKDPRSPYGVTKLTGEYYLNYYRKERGLEYVALRYSNVYGPRQDPHGEAGVVAIFSQRLQDKVPLTIFGDGEQTRDYVYVKDVVSANLRVSDLALEGNEMDDVAFNVGTGVGTSVNRLADLLEEVAEVHPGREYRGARVGELRHSTLDSSQLRETGWAPRFAIRDGLRETYEHIAAARVAG